The following coding sequences lie in one Melopsittacus undulatus isolate bMelUnd1 chromosome 9, bMelUnd1.mat.Z, whole genome shotgun sequence genomic window:
- the SEMA6D gene encoding semaphorin-6D isoform X4 → MRLPLLCVSMMLMSLSQCWAVSFPEDEDPINVVDYHYSRQYPVFRGRPSGNESQHRLDFQLMLKIRDTLYIAGRDQVYTVNLNEVPKSEVTPSKKLTWRSRQQDRENCAMKGKHKDECHNFIKVFVPRNDEMVFVCGTNAFNPMCRYYQLNTLEYDGEEISGLARCPFDARQTNVALFADGKLYSATVADFLSSDAVIYRSMGDGSALRTIKYDSKWIKEPHFLHAIEYGNYVYFFFREIAVEHNNLGKAVYSRVARICKNDMGGSQRVLEKHWTSFLKARLNCSVPGDSFFYFDVLQSITDIIEINGVPTVVGVFTTQLNSIPGSAVCAFSMDDIEKVFKGRFKEQKTPDSVWTAVPEDKVPKPRPGCCAKHGLAEAYKTSIDFPDETLSFIKSHPLMDSAVPSVIEEPWFTKTRVRYRLTAIAVDHAAGPYQNYTVIFVGSEAGVVLKILAKTRPFSLNDSVLLEEIEAYNHAKCNAESEEDRRVIALQLDRDHHALFVAFSSCIIRIPLSRCERHGSCKKACIASRDPYCGWLDHEACGRVTPGMSTGGYIQDVEYGNTAQLGDCHEILPTTATPDYKIFGDPTSGVRWEVQSGESNQMVHMNVLITCVFAAFVLGAFIAGVAVYCYRDIFVRKSRKIHKDAESAQSCTDSSGSFAKLNGLFDSPVKEYQQNIDSPKLYTNLLTSRKELPPNGDTKSMMMDHRGQPPELAALPTPESTPVLQQKTLQAMKSQSDKALGNLNASRKETPLKSPQFFPSSPPPHSPLSHGHIPSAIVLPNATHDYNTSFSNSNAHKADKKMQHVDHPLTKPSSKRDHRRSVDSRNTLNDFLKHLNETTGNPKAIMGDIQVAHQTLMLDPMGNMSEIPPKVPNREASLYSPPSTLPRNSPTKRVDVPTTPGVPMTSLERQRGYHKNSSQRHSISALPKNLNSPNGVLLSRQPSINRGGYIPSTAGTKMDYMQGTPVSVHLQPSLSRQSSYTSNGTLPRTGVKRTSSLKPDVPPKPSFVPQTTSVRPLNKYSY, encoded by the exons ATGAGGCTTCCTCTGCTTTGTGTCTCCATGATGCTGATGAGTCTGTCCCAGTGCTGGGCTGTCAGCTTCCCTGAAGATGAGGACCCTATTAATGTTGTTGACTACCACT ATTCAAGGCAATATCCAGTATTTAGAGGACGCCCTTCAGGCAATGAATCTCAGCACAGGCTGGACTTCCAACTGATGTTGAAAATTCGAGACACACTTTATATCGCTGGCAG GGACCAAGTTTACACTGTAAACTTAAATGAAGTTCCAAAATCGGAAGTTACCCCAAGCAAG AAATTAACATGGAGGTCCAGGCAGCAGGACCGAGAGAACTGTGCTATGAAAGGCAAACATAAA GATGAATGCCATAACTTCATTAAAGTCTTTGTTCCAAGAAATGATGAGATGGTGTTTGTCTGTGGAACAAATGCATTTAACCCTATGTGCAGATACTATCAG cTGAATACCTTGGAGTATGATGGGGAGGAAATTAGTGGTTTGGCAAGATGCCCATTTGATGCCAGACAAACCAATGTCGCCCTTTTTGCTG ATGGAAAATTGTATTCGGCAACAGTAGCAGATTTCCTGTCAAGTGATGCTGTTATTTATCGCAGCATGGGGGATGGATCTGCCCTAAGAACAATAAAGTATGATTCCAAATGGATAAAAG AACCGCACTTCCTCCATGCCATCGAATACGGGAActatgtttatttcttcttccgAGAAATTGCTGTAGAGCACAATAATTTAGGCAAG GCTGTGTATTCCCGTGTGGCACGAATATGCAAAAATGACATGGGGGGGTCCCAGAGAGTCCTGGAGAAACACTGGACATCCTTCCTGAAAGCTCGGCTCAACTGCTCAGTCCCCGGGGATTCTTTTTTCTACTTTGATGTTCTGCAGTCTATCACAGACATAATAGAAATCAATGGAGTCCCCACAGTTGTTGGTGTATTCACCACACAGCTTAACAG CATCCCTGGTTCAGCCGTGTGTGCTTTCAGCATGGATGACATCGAGAAAGTCTTCAAAGGGAGatttaaagaacaaaagacTCCCGACTCTGTTTGGACAGCTGTACCTGAAGACAAAGTACCAAAGCCAAG ACCTGGCTGCTGTGCAAAACATGGCCTAGCAGAGGCTTACAAAACCTCCATTGATTTCCCAGATGAAACCCTCTCCTTCATCAAATCTCATCCTTTGATGGATTCAGCTGTTCCCTCAGTCATTGAGGAGCCCTGGTTTACCAAAACACGTGTCAG ATACAGATTGACAGCAATTGCTGTAGACCATGCTGCTGGACCCTACCAGAACTACACAGTCATATTTGTTGGCTCTGAAGCAGGAGTAGTACTTAAAATCTTGGCAAAGACCAGGCCTTTCTCTTTAAATGACAGTGTATTGCTAGAAGAGATTGAAGCCTATAATCATGCAAA GTGTAATGCTGAGAGCGAGGAGGACAGAAGAGTCATTGCCCTTCAGTTGGATAGAGACCACCATGCTCTGTTCGTGGCATTCTCCAGCTGCATCATTAGAATTCCTCTGAGCCGGTGTGAGCGTCACGGGTCATGTAAAAA ggCATGTATTGCTTCACGAGACCCGTACTGTGGCTGGTTAGACCATGAGGCATGTGGAAGAGTGACACCAGGCATGTC CACCGGAGGATACATACAAGATGTCGAATACGGCAACACAGCTCAGCTTGGGGACTGCCACG AAATTTTGCCTACTACAGCTACACCAGATTACAAAATATTTGGCGACCCAACATCTG GTGTAAGGTGGGAAGTACAATCAGGAGAGTCCAACCAAATGGTACATATGAATGTCCTTATCACTTGTGTCTTTGCCGCTTTTGTCCTGGGAGCCTTTATTGCGGGAGTGGCCGTTTACTGTTACCGGGATATATTTGTACGGAAATccagaaaaatacacaaagatGCAGAATCTGCTCAGTCCTGTACTGACTCCAGTGGGAGCTTTGCTAAACTGAATGGGCTCTTTGACAGTCCTGTTAAGGAGTATCAACAAAACATTGATTCCCCTAAACTTTACACAAACCTGTTGACTAGCAGAAAGGAGTTGCCACCCAATGGTGATACAAAGTCCATGATGATGGACCACAGAGGCCAGCCTCCGGAATTAGCTGCACTTCCAACTCCTGAATCGACGCCAGTTCTACAACaaaagactctgcaggctatGAAAAGTCAGTCAGACAAAGCGCTTGGTAACCTCAATGCTTCACGAAAGGAAACACCGCTAAAAAGCCCTcagttttttccttccagtcctCCACCACACTCTCCTCTAAGTCACGGACATATCCCCAGTGCTATTGTTCTTCCCAATGCTACCCATGATTATAATACATCTTTCTCAAATTCTAATGCACACAAGGCAGACAAAAAGATGCAGCATGTTGATCACCCACTTACAAAACCATCCAGCAAAAGAGACCACAGGAGATCTGTTGATTCCAGGAACACCTTGAATGATTTTCTGAAACACTTAAATGAAACTACTGGTAATCCCAAAGCAATTATGGGAGATATTCAAGTGGCCCACCAGACTTTAATGTTGGATCCAATGGGAAATATGTCTGAGATACCACCTAAGGTTCCCAACAGGGAGGCATCCTTATACTCTCCTCCATCAACTCTTCCAAGAAACAGCCCCACGAAACGAGTGGATGTTCCCACCACTCCTGGAGTACCAATGACCTCTTTGGAAAGGCAGAGAGGTTACCAcaaaaattcttcacagagGCATTCAATATCTGCCCTTCCTAAAAACTTAAACTCACCGAATGGTGTTTTGTTATCCAGACAGCCTAGTATTAATCGTGGGGGGTACATACCTTCCACGGCAGGCACAAAGATGGACTATATGCAAGGGACGCCTGTCAGCGTTCACCTCCAGCCTTCCTTGTCCAGGCAAAGCAGTTACACGAGCAATGGCACCCTTCCTCGTACAGGTGTAAAGAGGACATCCTCCTTAAAACCAGACGTGCCACCAAAACCCTCATTCGTTCCCCAAACAACTTCAGTCAGACCACTGAACAAGTACAGTTACTAG